Proteins encoded by one window of Gordonia jinghuaiqii:
- the glnT gene encoding type III glutamate--ammonia ligase, whose translation MTTTTAPADPSALAELCAEHGTRFILAMFVDLRGKPCAKLVPVEAVDELATDGVGFAGYAVGAIGQEPKDPDLIAIPDVSSFLPIPFIKEGLAVVQCDPHVEGKPWPFAPRNILKALIAQTADAGFEPWVGAEVEYFLLKRAPDGSLVTADAADDSDQPCYDVRGLTRMYEHLTTVSTAMNQLGWSNYANDHEDGNGQFEQNFAYSDALTTADRVVTLRYLLSALAAEKGMIATFMPKPFADRTGSGLHFHLSLTSAGEPVFPQVADDERGLGLSQTAYGFIGGILEHAPALQAVIAPTVNSYKRTGATATRSGASWAPRRATYGGNDRTHYIRVPDEQRVELRGGDGSANPYLAAAALLAAGLDGIKRSLDPGEVGKCPGHIAEIPLTLLHAVEALEGDAVVSGSLDAAIPEDWPADQQKVSTYFAGLKREEFFDWHAAVSPWEVDKYLTAF comes from the coding sequence ATGACCACCACCACAGCGCCCGCCGACCCCAGCGCCCTCGCCGAACTGTGTGCCGAGCACGGCACCAGGTTCATCCTCGCGATGTTCGTCGACCTTCGTGGCAAACCTTGCGCGAAGCTGGTGCCGGTCGAGGCAGTCGACGAACTCGCCACCGACGGAGTGGGTTTCGCCGGGTACGCGGTCGGAGCGATCGGGCAGGAGCCCAAGGACCCGGACCTCATCGCGATCCCTGACGTCAGCTCTTTCCTGCCCATCCCGTTCATCAAGGAGGGTCTCGCGGTCGTCCAGTGTGATCCACATGTGGAGGGCAAGCCGTGGCCGTTCGCCCCGCGCAACATCCTCAAGGCGCTGATCGCGCAGACCGCCGACGCCGGCTTCGAGCCGTGGGTGGGTGCCGAAGTCGAGTACTTCCTGCTCAAGCGCGCGCCGGACGGGTCCCTCGTCACCGCCGACGCGGCCGACGACTCCGATCAGCCCTGCTACGACGTCCGCGGTCTCACCCGCATGTACGAGCACCTCACCACGGTGTCGACCGCCATGAACCAGCTGGGGTGGAGCAACTACGCCAACGATCACGAGGACGGCAACGGACAGTTCGAGCAGAACTTCGCCTACTCCGATGCCCTGACCACCGCCGACCGCGTCGTCACACTGCGCTACCTGCTCTCGGCGCTGGCTGCCGAGAAGGGCATGATCGCGACCTTCATGCCCAAGCCGTTCGCCGATCGCACCGGGTCGGGACTGCACTTCCACCTGTCGCTCACCTCGGCCGGGGAGCCGGTGTTCCCGCAGGTCGCCGACGACGAGCGTGGGCTCGGACTGTCGCAGACCGCGTACGGATTCATCGGCGGCATCCTGGAGCACGCACCCGCGCTCCAGGCCGTCATCGCCCCGACGGTCAACTCCTACAAGCGAACCGGCGCCACCGCCACCAGGTCGGGAGCGTCGTGGGCGCCGCGGCGGGCCACCTACGGCGGCAACGACCGAACCCATTACATCCGGGTGCCGGACGAGCAGCGCGTCGAGCTCCGCGGCGGCGACGGCTCGGCCAACCCCTACCTCGCGGCCGCGGCGCTCCTCGCTGCCGGACTCGACGGCATCAAGCGCAGCCTCGACCCCGGTGAGGTCGGCAAGTGCCCGGGACACATCGCCGAGATCCCGCTGACCCTGCTGCACGCCGTCGAGGCGCTCGAGGGTGACGCAGTGGTCTCCGGATCGCTCGACGCCGCCATACCCGAGGACTGGCCGGCCGATCAGCAGAAGGTGTCCACCTACTTCGCCGGTCTCAAACGCGAGGAATTCTTCGACTGGCACGCGGCGGTCTCGCCGTGGGAGGTCGACAAGTACCTCACCGCCTTCTGA
- a CDS encoding ammonium transporter, which produces MEPILAANADLAWMLAAFVFVLLMFPGLAFFYGGMVGAKNVLNIMTMVMSTLAITAVLYVVVGHGLVSGPSVGGWGLIGNPTDYIGLTNWLTDDATGSTQTLYYAAWFILFAAITIAIVASGAAGRMKFSSWLVFAPIWLLVVYFPVAHWVFAADVDDNYSGGFLLNDIEIVDYAGGTAVHMNAGVAALALAVVLGARKRRMERPHNVPMTIMGGGILFFGWFGFNGSCALGANFLAQAVILNTLLAGSAGMIGFAAIERWREGHVTSLGMITGTVAGLVGITPAASSMAPLGALLVGIFAAAVVAFLLSFKSRLKIDETLDAFAVHGIGGIVGTICIVLFAAEAAPAGVQGVLFGGPVDIVWRELTGIVITCTYSFVMTWLIAKGLDKLIGLRVDEETEMTGLDAGLHAETAYEIPSAGVGHAGGLATMAPARAADKVEEAMPASTPPAASAQV; this is translated from the coding sequence ATGGAACCGATACTCGCGGCAAACGCCGACCTGGCATGGATGCTGGCCGCCTTTGTCTTCGTCCTGCTGATGTTCCCCGGCCTCGCCTTCTTCTACGGCGGCATGGTCGGGGCGAAGAACGTCCTCAACATCATGACGATGGTCATGTCCACCCTCGCCATCACGGCGGTGCTCTACGTCGTCGTCGGCCACGGGCTGGTGTCGGGTCCGTCGGTGGGCGGGTGGGGCCTCATCGGCAACCCGACCGACTACATCGGACTCACCAACTGGCTGACCGACGACGCGACCGGATCCACCCAAACCCTCTACTACGCCGCGTGGTTCATCCTGTTCGCAGCCATCACCATCGCGATCGTGGCCAGCGGCGCCGCCGGCCGCATGAAGTTCTCGTCGTGGCTCGTCTTCGCGCCGATCTGGCTGCTCGTGGTGTATTTCCCGGTCGCGCACTGGGTGTTCGCCGCCGACGTCGACGACAACTACAGCGGCGGGTTCCTGCTCAACGACATCGAGATCGTCGACTATGCCGGCGGAACCGCGGTCCACATGAACGCCGGTGTCGCGGCACTGGCTCTCGCGGTGGTCCTCGGTGCGCGCAAGCGCCGGATGGAACGACCCCACAACGTGCCGATGACCATCATGGGCGGCGGCATCCTGTTCTTCGGCTGGTTCGGGTTCAACGGCAGCTGTGCACTGGGCGCGAACTTCCTGGCGCAGGCGGTCATTCTCAACACGCTGCTCGCGGGTTCGGCGGGCATGATCGGATTCGCCGCCATCGAGAGGTGGCGTGAGGGCCACGTGACCTCGCTGGGCATGATCACCGGCACGGTCGCCGGACTCGTCGGGATCACCCCCGCGGCCAGCAGCATGGCGCCGCTCGGCGCGCTGCTCGTCGGTATCTTCGCCGCCGCGGTGGTCGCGTTCCTGCTGAGCTTCAAGAGCAGGCTCAAGATCGACGAAACCCTCGACGCCTTCGCCGTGCACGGCATCGGCGGCATCGTCGGCACCATCTGCATCGTCCTGTTCGCCGCCGAGGCCGCCCCGGCCGGTGTCCAGGGCGTCCTGTTCGGCGGCCCGGTCGACATCGTCTGGCGTGAGCTCACCGGCATCGTCATCACCTGCACCTACTCGTTCGTCATGACCTGGCTCATCGCGAAGGGACTCGACAAGCTCATCGGCCTGCGCGTCGACGAGGAGACGGAGATGACCGGCCTCGACGCCGGCCTGCACGCCGAGACCGCCTACGAGATCCCCAGTGCGGGCGTCGGACACGCCGGCGGTCTCGCGACGATGGCCCCGGCACGAGCGGCGGACAAGGTGGAGGAGGCCATGCCCGCGTCGACGCCGCCGGCGGCGTCTGCGCAGGTCTGA
- a CDS encoding heme-dependent oxidative N-demethylase family protein, whose protein sequence is MSIDSFPARDVDHLANLPWPFPDDLEEFAYSVNVEPARIPRATRGGEWGRHLVDLGGAEYPEIMAERRRILDDDPSRVRVRPGMELACWDLLLYYLRDLDLAYPDQMHLVEYGDGRFHWRNDVLGTDQQFVLGDPDTLGCGPMEFLAREVPDDLLLVVERDGHLYFDAGVVTFAAAWSVSFDVGMDMYEIHAPVPRMLREGIVARAEQFLRRLPADQVYRRVNWTLSASDSHKLDVSLEELPTWAADVPAMIADGDFGRARLRIELEHFVRLPMSGAVTFNIRTFMASLEDVKRIPEWAAQLATVIETLGEDIAAYKGFLDYRDSVVAYLRGQ, encoded by the coding sequence GTGAGCATCGATTCGTTCCCGGCGCGCGACGTCGACCACCTCGCGAACCTGCCGTGGCCGTTCCCCGACGACCTCGAGGAGTTCGCCTACAGCGTCAACGTCGAACCCGCACGAATCCCGCGCGCGACCCGCGGCGGCGAATGGGGCAGGCATCTGGTCGATCTCGGCGGAGCCGAGTATCCCGAGATCATGGCCGAACGTCGACGCATCCTCGACGACGACCCGTCGCGCGTCCGGGTCCGCCCCGGGATGGAACTCGCCTGCTGGGACCTGCTGCTGTACTACCTCCGTGATCTCGACCTCGCCTATCCCGACCAGATGCATCTGGTCGAGTACGGCGACGGCCGGTTCCATTGGCGCAACGATGTTCTCGGCACCGACCAACAGTTCGTGCTGGGCGATCCCGACACGCTGGGATGCGGTCCGATGGAGTTCCTCGCGCGCGAGGTTCCCGACGATCTCCTCCTCGTCGTCGAGCGGGACGGGCACCTGTACTTCGACGCCGGCGTGGTCACCTTCGCCGCGGCCTGGTCGGTGTCCTTCGACGTCGGCATGGACATGTACGAGATCCACGCACCGGTTCCGCGCATGCTCCGCGAGGGCATCGTCGCCCGCGCCGAACAGTTCCTGCGCAGGCTACCGGCGGATCAGGTCTACCGCAGGGTGAACTGGACGTTGTCGGCGTCGGACTCCCACAAACTCGATGTCAGTCTCGAAGAGCTTCCCACCTGGGCGGCCGACGTCCCCGCCATGATCGCCGACGGCGATTTCGGCAGGGCGCGCCTGCGAATCGAGCTCGAACACTTCGTCCGGTTGCCGATGTCGGGTGCGGTGACGTTCAATATCCGGACATTCATGGCCTCGCTCGAGGACGTGAAGCGCATACCCGAGTGGGCGGCTCAGTTGGCGACCGTCATCGAGACACTCGGCGAGGACATCGCCGCCTACAAGGGATTTCTCGACTACCGCGACAGCGTCGTCGCATATCTACGCGGTCAATGA
- a CDS encoding PDR/VanB family oxidoreductase, whose translation MTAVMTPEQPPAHLHPAYATAPRPMRVVAVRALTADITHFRFGPVEGPPAALTAYQPGSHLILTAGEHRNAYSLTDDGMFPLTYGISVLRRGAGGGSDWLHDNLSEGSVVEVEGPRSMFAPVLEQRGALLVAGGIGVTPVLSHARALARTGRRADIVYSYRPGQGAHADDLRALAEQPQITLYEVSGTEATAQLLAERLRVQPLGTHAYACGPGSLLEAYTELAADAGWPAARVHLERFTAPDQAPGDPFTATLTSTGATIDVPAGVSLLQRLLDNGVAVPNLCRQGVCGECRIPVRRGSIEHRDFVLTDDEKAAGEAMLCCVSRGQDIEVDL comes from the coding sequence ATGACGGCTGTCATGACACCGGAGCAGCCCCCGGCGCACCTGCATCCGGCCTACGCCACCGCACCCCGACCGATGCGGGTCGTCGCGGTGCGTGCACTGACCGCCGACATCACCCACTTCAGGTTCGGCCCCGTCGAGGGCCCACCCGCCGCGCTGACCGCGTATCAACCGGGCAGTCACCTGATTCTCACCGCAGGTGAGCATCGCAATGCCTACTCGCTGACCGACGATGGGATGTTCCCTCTCACGTACGGCATCTCGGTACTGCGACGAGGGGCCGGCGGCGGGTCGGACTGGTTGCACGACAACCTGTCCGAGGGTTCCGTCGTCGAGGTGGAGGGGCCGCGATCGATGTTCGCGCCGGTGCTCGAGCAGCGTGGCGCGTTGCTCGTGGCCGGGGGGATCGGTGTGACGCCGGTGCTGTCGCACGCACGGGCGCTCGCCCGCACCGGGCGTCGTGCCGACATCGTCTACTCGTACCGCCCCGGACAGGGCGCGCACGCCGACGATCTCCGCGCGCTGGCCGAGCAGCCGCAGATCACCCTGTACGAGGTGTCCGGTACGGAGGCCACCGCGCAGCTGCTGGCCGAACGCCTTCGGGTGCAGCCGCTCGGAACCCACGCCTACGCCTGTGGCCCCGGGTCGTTGCTGGAGGCCTACACCGAGCTGGCCGCCGATGCCGGGTGGCCCGCCGCACGAGTGCATCTCGAGCGGTTCACCGCACCCGATCAGGCGCCCGGCGACCCGTTCACGGCGACCCTGACCTCCACCGGGGCAACCATCGACGTCCCCGCCGGCGTGTCACTGCTCCAACGCCTGCTCGACAACGGTGTCGCCGTACCCAACCTGTGCCGGCAGGGTGTGTGCGGCGAATGCCGAATACCGGTGCGTCGCGGGAGCATCGAGCACCGTGACTTCGTACTGACCGACGACGAGAAGGCCGCGGGGGAGGCGATGCTGTGCTGCGTATCCCGGGGTCAGGACATCGAGGTGGACCTGTGA
- a CDS encoding heme-dependent oxidative N-demethylase family protein has translation MTTAIETGSADLIAGFPFPFPEDRYRYSTNVEPASTPVITPVGQWGAAVVDVDSEYCAELDRRAMILAADPTRHAVLPHMAPAAWDAMLTLMRELGAAYPEQMQLRATGPDEWSWRNTILGIEQRFRYGDDSTLPEEPLRYITSQVQEDVALLDQRNDQLFVDAGVVTFAADWSFGFDVGMSFLEIHGPVPRVREEGVITRAHEFLKRLQPHQPYRRTNWTLTIDRRLDVSTELYPDWGPDRELIQQVDDAEFGRRVHLRVEVQHLIRLPDSGAVMFLIRTYLLPLEQLATVEPWRRRAAEVFAELPADMADYKGIIKFRDRAAQWLRAAAPAVSVPEDTAPIGPGMPVWPSTPPAVDACGAAFLVIAVGDGAETAHVSRAWVSAAEMIGPTRTVVLDSLTEDADRATLRSALDEAVTGTRILITGGQYDVMTGLALARAGGAAPAELSAYVTDLGDLPLYCAHCRDVFRVEGVAGGTVACPGCARDLEIHQHHSATLGGFLGSAAGGDT, from the coding sequence GTGACCACCGCAATCGAGACGGGGAGTGCGGATCTCATCGCCGGATTCCCGTTTCCCTTCCCCGAGGATCGATACCGATACAGCACCAACGTCGAGCCCGCTTCGACGCCGGTGATCACTCCGGTCGGTCAGTGGGGCGCCGCAGTCGTCGACGTCGATTCGGAGTACTGCGCCGAACTCGACCGGCGTGCGATGATTCTCGCCGCCGACCCGACACGTCATGCCGTCCTCCCGCACATGGCACCCGCGGCCTGGGACGCGATGCTGACCCTGATGCGCGAACTCGGTGCCGCCTATCCGGAGCAGATGCAGCTTCGGGCGACCGGTCCCGACGAGTGGTCGTGGCGCAACACGATCCTCGGGATCGAGCAGCGGTTCCGCTACGGTGACGACTCGACCCTCCCGGAAGAGCCGCTGCGCTACATCACCTCTCAGGTCCAGGAGGATGTCGCCCTCCTCGATCAGCGCAACGACCAGCTCTTCGTCGACGCCGGCGTCGTCACCTTCGCCGCCGATTGGAGCTTCGGCTTCGACGTCGGGATGAGCTTCCTCGAGATCCACGGTCCGGTGCCGCGTGTGCGCGAGGAGGGAGTGATCACCCGGGCGCATGAGTTCCTCAAACGTCTGCAACCCCATCAGCCATACCGCCGCACCAACTGGACCCTGACCATCGACCGCCGCCTCGACGTGTCGACCGAGCTCTACCCCGACTGGGGTCCGGACCGGGAGCTGATCCAACAGGTCGACGACGCCGAATTCGGACGCCGAGTACATCTGCGTGTCGAAGTCCAACATCTCATCCGTCTACCGGATTCGGGTGCGGTGATGTTCCTGATCCGGACGTATCTGCTCCCGCTCGAGCAACTGGCCACCGTCGAACCGTGGCGTCGTCGTGCAGCCGAGGTCTTCGCCGAGTTGCCTGCCGACATGGCCGACTACAAGGGCATCATCAAGTTCCGGGATCGGGCGGCGCAGTGGCTGCGGGCCGCCGCGCCCGCCGTGTCGGTCCCGGAGGACACCGCACCCATCGGGCCGGGCATGCCCGTATGGCCGAGCACACCCCCCGCCGTCGACGCCTGTGGGGCCGCGTTCCTCGTGATCGCGGTCGGCGACGGCGCCGAGACCGCGCACGTCTCCCGTGCCTGGGTTTCCGCCGCGGAGATGATCGGCCCCACCAGGACGGTGGTCCTCGACTCGCTGACCGAGGACGCTGATCGCGCGACGCTGCGCAGTGCCCTCGACGAGGCCGTGACAGGTACCAGAATTCTGATCACCGGTGGACAGTACGACGTGATGACGGGCCTGGCGCTCGCCCGCGCGGGTGGGGCGGCGCCGGCGGAACTGTCGGCCTACGTCACCGACCTCGGCGACCTGCCGCTGTACTGCGCGCACTGCCGCGACGTCTTCCGCGTCGAGGGCGTCGCAGGCGGAACGGTCGCGTGCCCGGGATGCGCACGCGATCTCGAGATCCACCAGCACCATTCGGCCACCCTGGGCGGCTTCCTCGGTTCGGCAGCGGGAGGTGACACATGA
- a CDS encoding PDR/VanB family oxidoreductase — MNTAVAQPDTRTAPAPRGAGTATTMELVVTAIDVVARDIRSITLADPAGRALPGFVPGSHLVVHAGTRTNAYSLTGDGAHPSQYSISVLGLDNGNGGSRWLHEHLMVGDTLTVGMPRNAFAPIARARKHLLVAGGIGITPMVSHLRAAVRWRRDVQLLYVFRQASAAHLADVTGLAGTRAELFTDRVSFAERLDQVLRSQPIGTHLYVCGPSSMIDAVVDAATDAGWPNSRIHHERFGIDALDGGEPFRVDLTDSGRTIVVPAGTSMLEALEHEGVPIPNLCRQGVCGECRLPLAAGTPVHRDLFLSAEEKDAADAIMPCVSRAPAGCTLEVPL, encoded by the coding sequence ATGAACACCGCAGTGGCACAGCCCGATACGCGCACCGCGCCGGCTCCCCGCGGCGCAGGCACCGCGACGACGATGGAGCTGGTGGTGACCGCGATCGACGTCGTCGCACGCGACATCCGATCCATCACCCTCGCCGATCCCGCGGGCCGGGCGCTCCCCGGGTTCGTCCCGGGAAGCCACCTGGTGGTGCACGCCGGGACACGCACCAACGCATACAGCCTCACCGGCGACGGCGCACACCCGTCGCAGTACTCCATCTCGGTTCTCGGTCTCGACAACGGCAACGGCGGATCGCGATGGCTGCACGAGCACCTGATGGTCGGTGACACACTGACCGTCGGTATGCCGCGAAACGCCTTCGCGCCCATCGCGCGGGCACGGAAGCACCTGCTGGTCGCCGGCGGCATCGGGATCACACCGATGGTGTCGCACCTGCGCGCCGCCGTGCGCTGGCGCCGAGACGTCCAGCTGCTCTACGTGTTCCGTCAGGCATCGGCGGCCCATCTGGCCGATGTCACCGGCCTGGCCGGTACGCGCGCGGAACTGTTCACCGATCGGGTGTCCTTTGCCGAACGGCTCGACCAGGTACTGCGCTCCCAACCGATCGGCACCCACCTGTATGTCTGCGGGCCGTCGTCGATGATCGACGCGGTGGTCGACGCCGCAACCGATGCGGGGTGGCCGAACTCGCGAATCCATCACGAACGCTTCGGGATCGACGCACTCGATGGCGGTGAACCGTTCCGCGTCGACCTGACCGACTCGGGCCGCACGATAGTGGTCCCCGCGGGGACCAGCATGCTCGAGGCGCTGGAGCACGAGGGGGTCCCGATCCCCAATCTCTGCCGTCAGGGCGTGTGCGGTGAATGCCGCCTCCCGCTCGCCGCCGGAACACCCGTCCACCGCGACCTCTTTCTCAGTGCCGAGGAGAAGGACGCCGCCGATGCCATCATGCCGTGCGTCTCGCGCGCCCCGGCAGGCTGCACCCTGGAGGTTCCCCTGTGA
- a CDS encoding dimethylamine monooxygenase subunit DmmA family protein: MSQIAYSSVASWVRPGDPVEPASPAPTGSTYLLVGVGDVADELSRWESDLPPRASTRIHGDRGTVAGLLASALADSVVGIRVWIIADIGAALALRAVALSAGLEDDEIEVVTTATLGTGTVEVFCAHCRTVTSAEVVVDDVVACVGCRRDLLVYHHVSRRSGRFLGFMVDAENPVPSVDIQPVAEASR, from the coding sequence ATGTCCCAGATCGCGTACTCCAGCGTGGCGTCGTGGGTACGACCTGGTGACCCGGTCGAACCGGCGTCCCCCGCGCCGACGGGCAGCACCTATCTGCTGGTCGGTGTCGGGGATGTCGCGGACGAACTGAGTCGCTGGGAGTCCGACCTACCCCCGCGGGCGTCCACCCGGATCCACGGGGACCGTGGCACCGTCGCCGGCCTGCTGGCCAGCGCGTTGGCCGATTCCGTTGTCGGCATACGTGTCTGGATCATCGCCGACATCGGGGCCGCCCTGGCCCTGCGCGCGGTGGCCTTGAGCGCAGGGCTCGAGGACGACGAGATCGAGGTCGTGACCACCGCGACGCTCGGTACGGGCACCGTCGAGGTGTTCTGTGCGCACTGCCGGACGGTCACCAGCGCCGAGGTCGTCGTCGACGACGTGGTCGCCTGTGTCGGCTGCCGGCGCGATCTACTCGTCTATCACCACGTCTCGCGTCGATCGGGTCGTTTCCTGGGGTTCATGGTCGACGCCGAGAACCCCGTCCCATCCGTCGACATCCAACCCGTTGCGGAGGCCTCCCGATGA
- a CDS encoding cupin domain-containing protein yields the protein MTIESAKALEFRVTGDGYENLPKMPEAEYPGTEGFIGDVYENPDGSPMCSGYFELRHTDEPLYYEYEYDEMKVVLEGEFLLENKETGQKTVAKAKDAIFFPKGSKIYFSTPDYALAFYTGLRDATLL from the coding sequence GTGACCATCGAGAGTGCCAAGGCGTTGGAATTCCGGGTGACCGGCGACGGATACGAGAACCTGCCGAAGATGCCCGAAGCCGAGTATCCGGGTACCGAGGGTTTCATCGGCGATGTCTACGAGAACCCCGACGGAAGTCCCATGTGCAGCGGGTACTTCGAGCTGCGCCACACCGATGAGCCGCTGTACTACGAGTACGAATACGACGAGATGAAGGTCGTTCTCGAGGGCGAGTTCCTCTTGGAGAACAAGGAGACCGGTCAGAAGACGGTCGCGAAGGCCAAGGATGCGATCTTCTTCCCCAAGGGATCCAAGATCTACTTCAGCACCCCCGACTACGCGCTCGCCTTCTACACGGGGCTGCGCGACGCGACTCTCCTCTGA
- a CDS encoding MDR family MFS transporter: protein MTENAALTGTDQRPRTGHDRSAVLLIGILLAAAFVMILNETILSVALPTLMTDLDITAATAQWLTSGFLLTMAIVIPTTGFLMQRFTVRSIYLAAMILFTAGTLVAALAPGFELLIVARVVQASGTALMVPLLMTTILNVVPEQNRGRTMGLVSIVIAVAPAVGPTVSGLILQSLSWRAMFWIVLPIAVAVLVLGGVFVRNVTEQRPSHLDLISVPLSALGFGGIVYGLSSIGESASGHAPVPPWVPLVIGVVALGLFVLRQLKLADGGRALLDLRTFAAAPFRLAVVLMAGFMLTLFGALILLPLYLQNVMGKDVLTTGLVLLPGGLVMGLMAPFVGALFDKVGARPLVLPGTVAVSAGTWLLTTLDAGSSLGMVIAAHVILSAGIAFGLTPLMTSALGSLGPELYSHGSATVSTIQQVAGAAGTALFITLMTRGTQSAIDDGVNPLQAGADGIHTAFVVAACLSLVLIAAAALVRGRTGAPKAGTVGTA, encoded by the coding sequence GTGACCGAGAATGCAGCCCTCACGGGCACGGACCAGCGCCCGCGCACCGGCCATGATCGCAGTGCCGTACTGCTCATCGGCATCTTGCTGGCGGCCGCCTTCGTCATGATCCTGAACGAGACGATCCTCAGCGTGGCCCTGCCCACCCTGATGACCGACCTCGACATCACCGCGGCCACGGCCCAGTGGCTGACCAGTGGCTTCCTGCTCACCATGGCGATCGTCATCCCGACCACCGGCTTCCTGATGCAGCGATTCACCGTTCGCTCCATCTACCTCGCGGCGATGATCCTCTTCACGGCCGGCACGCTCGTGGCCGCACTGGCACCGGGCTTCGAGCTCCTGATCGTGGCGCGCGTGGTGCAGGCGTCGGGTACCGCGCTCATGGTGCCGTTGCTGATGACGACCATCCTCAACGTGGTCCCGGAGCAGAACCGCGGACGCACGATGGGCCTCGTCTCCATCGTCATCGCCGTCGCGCCTGCCGTCGGTCCGACGGTGTCCGGGCTGATCCTGCAGTCCTTGAGCTGGCGTGCGATGTTCTGGATCGTGCTGCCGATCGCGGTCGCCGTACTGGTCCTCGGCGGGGTGTTCGTCCGCAACGTCACCGAGCAGCGTCCGTCCCACCTCGACCTCATCTCCGTACCGCTCTCGGCGCTCGGATTCGGCGGGATCGTCTACGGCCTCAGCAGTATCGGCGAGTCCGCGAGCGGACATGCCCCGGTCCCGCCGTGGGTGCCGCTGGTCATCGGTGTCGTGGCGCTGGGGCTGTTCGTCCTGCGTCAGCTCAAGCTGGCCGACGGTGGACGCGCTCTGCTCGACCTGCGGACCTTCGCGGCCGCGCCGTTCCGCCTCGCCGTCGTGCTGATGGCCGGATTCATGCTGACACTGTTCGGTGCCCTGATCCTGCTGCCGCTGTACCTGCAGAACGTGATGGGCAAGGATGTCCTGACGACCGGCCTGGTGCTCTTGCCCGGCGGTCTGGTGATGGGTCTGATGGCCCCCTTCGTCGGTGCACTGTTCGACAAGGTCGGTGCCCGACCGCTGGTTCTGCCCGGCACGGTGGCGGTGAGTGCGGGCACCTGGCTGCTCACCACCCTCGACGCCGGTTCGTCACTCGGCATGGTGATCGCCGCACACGTGATCCTCAGCGCGGGAATCGCTTTCGGGCTCACTCCGCTGATGACCTCGGCGCTGGGATCGCTGGGTCCCGAACTGTACTCGCACGGCAGCGCAACGGTCAGCACGATCCAGCAGGTCGCCGGCGCGGCGGGCACGGCACTGTTCATCACTCTGATGACCCGTGGCACCCAGTCGGCCATCGACGACGGGGTGAACCCGCTCCAGGCGGGCGCCGATGGCATCCACACCGCCTTTGTCGTCGCGGCCTGCCTGTCCCTGGTACTCATCGCGGCGGCCGCGCTGGTGCGCGGACGGACCGGTGCCCCGAAGGCCGGCACGGTCGGCACCGCCTGA
- a CDS encoding TetR family transcriptional regulator has protein sequence MSDSFESGDLRARRRDATRLEIHEAAVDLFERNGFDETTVDEIAAAAGVSPRTFFRYFPTKEECVLFDRFGFDRALDDHLAAIDPDAFSLADIESAYRALLEGFGDRGDDVSAHFLRVQKLVLATPTLSRAALGRYAERSRRRPEALGDRSSARTRSQIRMILEIANLEVQCAFEEWVETNDATGGSVSTRSLVAVYDDVCRRMREL, from the coding sequence ATGTCAGATTCCTTCGAGAGTGGCGACCTGAGAGCCCGCCGACGCGATGCGACGCGCTTGGAGATCCACGAGGCCGCGGTGGATCTGTTCGAGCGCAACGGTTTCGACGAGACGACGGTCGACGAGATCGCCGCCGCCGCAGGGGTGTCGCCGCGGACCTTCTTTCGCTACTTCCCCACCAAAGAGGAATGCGTGCTCTTCGACCGCTTCGGCTTCGACCGCGCGCTCGACGACCATCTCGCTGCGATCGATCCCGACGCCTTCAGCCTCGCCGACATCGAAAGCGCCTATCGCGCACTGCTGGAAGGGTTCGGTGACCGCGGCGACGACGTGTCGGCACACTTCCTGCGCGTGCAGAAACTGGTGCTCGCGACACCGACCCTGAGCCGAGCAGCACTCGGACGCTACGCCGAGAGGTCACGGCGTCGACCCGAGGCGCTCGGCGACCGCAGTTCGGCGCGTACCCGCAGCCAGATCCGGATGATCCTCGAGATCGCCAACCTCGAGGTGCAGTGCGCCTTCGAGGAGTGGGTCGAGACGAACGACGCCACCGGCGGTTCGGTGTCGACGCGGTCGTTGGTGGCCGTCTACGACGACGTCTGCCGCCGGATGCGGGAGTTGTAG